Sequence from the Microplitis demolitor isolate Queensland-Clemson2020A chromosome 2, iyMicDemo2.1a, whole genome shotgun sequence genome:
AATTCATACAGCGACGGACCACCTCTACCTAACGGATCATCTGGAAACATGACATACTCACCAACAAACGTCGGTGCTAGTAATCTATTTTCGATTGTTTCGCGCCATTCAGGTTTTTCTTTCCACAAATCGCGGTACTGGTCTGAGGAAATTATAATGCCCTTGCATTTCGTTGCGTATTCTACAATAAatctgtataaaaaaatttataattaaaaaaaaaaaagtaaagaaaacgactgcttattaattttaaatgcgTTTCctgcgaaaaattttaaaaactacttgagaaatatataaaaataaaaaatactttggaTTAATAGAGAaaaggaaatttttcaaattttcaaaaatcgaaataaaataatagtcaCAAAAATCcgacgaaaaattaaaattttttaatttgtatgaTTTAGCATGGAATacccaatatatatatgaatcgaaaatagtaacaataattacCTGTCGTCATAaggtactatttttttaccacCAACATTTCTGCTAGGAGTAAAAACAACTAAACCTTCACGATACCATTGTTCCAGAAATTCACGATTTCGATTTCGTTGATTTtgtggtaaaaatattttaatagtgTGCCCACGATCTTGGAAATAATCTAATATTAGCTGCAAGCcatttttttggaaaagtttttttccaagtgagtatctaaaaattaattaacagttatgctttaattttcttcattaattaaatttgattacaaTTACGACAggagttattaaatatttttaaaaagtggaagggggggggggcactGCCCAAGTAGCACAGACAACTTTGGCTTaatggtaatttaaattttgtcgtCACTTGAGTCGTCTGTTAAGCAGATATTTTTtggtgacataaatttcttaTCACTCTGTCAACATTTTGGTGTCTCatcaatgtcaaaaaaaacCTCAAAACTTacatcttatagatgtcaaaAAGCCGTGCGCTACTTGAGTGTCTTAAAAAGCTcttaaacaaagaatttaaaataaatcgaaCATACCCGAATGCAACATTAAGACCATCGACAATAATCTCTCGTAATTTACGACAAGTTTTATTACAAGTATCATCTGTTACTTTATtatgatcattattattattattaatgactttttctGATGTTATTGTTGTAGTAGCAGTTGTAGGAACTGTTTGAACTTTCGGAAATGAGTTTGTTGTATACAAAGCCTGCGAAGGAGGCagcaaagaaattttttttaaattactgtcaTCGCCTATCGTGTCAACgaaaaataatacttcagtttttttttcagtattatCTATACTAATTGTTTCTTCATTTCTTTTATCTACTGGAGTATTTTTTCCGTTTTCTGAAGACCAGATCACAGCGATGTCATCTTCATCATTATTGTTTTTGATGTCACctacaacaataaaatatacatacatataagaCTTTTTACCCAGggttattgttataaatattcatataaatgtctgagtcataaatt
This genomic interval carries:
- the LOC103570886 gene encoding NEDD4-binding protein 1, with translation MKRRKLSVRTSGRRKSYKMNSLDDSVILCDVSSKINKKSSINLKNSSRRRSRSSVRTRSNLSNRKPLHPVHKSPLSRNTCLKKSPLSIIKRKRLEEIEILPAKKRQKANLSETIVISDDDDDEDDDNDKNNTNKVISKRFKKNPEVIVVDNCGSSNVNNKRLKSCDDNQSSSEIKRRKKMEEKILERRNMRRMENLKRTQNRARKKAGDIKNNNDEDDIAVIWSSENGKNTPVDKRNEETISIDNTEKKTEVLFFVDTIGDDSNLKKISLLPPSQALYTTNSFPKVQTVPTTATTTITSEKVINNNNNDHNKVTDDTCNKTCRKLREIIVDGLNVAFGYSLGKKLFQKNGLQLILDYFQDRGHTIKIFLPQNQRNRNREFLEQWYREGLVVFTPSRNVGGKKIVPYDDRFIVEYATKCKGIIISSDQYRDLWKEKPEWRETIENRLLAPTFVGEYVMFPDDPLGRGGPSLYEFLRH